The Sphingomicrobium sp. genome has a window encoding:
- the grpE gene encoding nucleotide exchange factor GrpE — translation MTEDEKLHEEAEELREETAEGAPELQEHDRLAELEKQLDEARSKALYAAAETQNVRRRLEQELQQATSYAAAGFARDMLAIKDHLDRALAAVSDDLRGDKTASQFLAGIEATARELEQVFSRHGVTRIKAKGEILDPNRHQAMMEMPSDQAEPGTIVEEMQAGYMMKERLLRPALVGVAKKPD, via the coding sequence ATGACCGAAGACGAGAAGTTGCACGAAGAAGCGGAAGAACTGCGCGAGGAAACGGCCGAAGGCGCGCCGGAGCTTCAGGAGCATGACCGGCTCGCCGAGCTCGAGAAGCAGCTCGACGAAGCGAGGTCGAAGGCGCTTTATGCCGCCGCCGAGACCCAGAACGTGCGCCGCCGGCTCGAGCAGGAGCTTCAGCAGGCGACCAGCTACGCCGCCGCCGGGTTCGCGCGCGACATGCTGGCGATCAAGGACCATCTCGACCGGGCGCTGGCAGCCGTCAGCGACGATCTGCGCGGCGACAAGACGGCCAGCCAGTTCCTGGCCGGCATCGAGGCGACCGCGCGCGAGCTCGAGCAGGTGTTCAGCCGTCATGGCGTCACCCGCATCAAGGCGAAAGGCGAAATCCTCGATCCCAACCGCCACCAAGCGATGATGGAAATGCCGAGCGATCAGGCCGAGCCCGGCACGATCGTCGAGGAAATGCAGGCCGGCTATATGATGAAGGAGCGGTTGCTTCGCCCGGCGCTGGTCGGGGTCGCCAAGAAGCCCGACTGA
- a CDS encoding MarR family winged helix-turn-helix transcriptional regulator, with protein sequence MSEVSLTGWMKALIAYVRSGEPDLTNRQMALLMLVYLTPGPHTVRGLARVLGVSKPVVTRALNTLGALGYLRRERDQDDRRNVFVVRTSNGAEFLEGFKRNLREGGDGRSDPAHRPIIGQAPAYAHQR encoded by the coding sequence ATGAGCGAAGTTTCGCTTACGGGATGGATGAAGGCCCTGATCGCCTATGTCCGTTCCGGCGAACCCGACCTCACGAACCGGCAGATGGCGCTGCTGATGCTCGTTTACCTCACCCCCGGGCCTCACACCGTGCGCGGTCTGGCGCGCGTCCTTGGCGTATCCAAGCCGGTCGTCACGCGCGCCTTGAATACGCTTGGTGCGCTCGGCTATCTGCGCCGGGAACGCGACCAGGACGACCGGCGTAATGTGTTCGTCGTCCGCACCAGCAACGGGGCAGAATTTCTTGAAGGCTTCAAGCGCAACCTCCGCGAAGGCGGGGACGGACGGAGCGATCCGGCCCACCGGCCCATCATCGGACAAGCGCCAGCCTACGCCCACCAGCGCTGA
- a CDS encoding vgr related protein, whose translation MSERRALTEGEIELARAVFGDAIDYSKVQMIKGKYWPFHPRNAAMAPDGNIYFHPADGGWSEDFDREPLHRQGFFIHEMTHVWQAQKGGRFYLPLMRHPFCRYAYRLKAGKPFRNYGLEQQAEIVRHRFLADRGARLAEVPPPDLIRFV comes from the coding sequence ATGAGCGAAAGACGTGCCCTCACCGAAGGCGAGATCGAGCTTGCGCGAGCGGTTTTCGGCGATGCTATCGATTATTCGAAGGTGCAGATGATCAAGGGCAAATATTGGCCCTTCCACCCGCGCAACGCAGCCATGGCGCCCGACGGCAATATCTACTTCCACCCCGCCGATGGCGGCTGGTCGGAAGATTTTGATCGCGAGCCGCTGCACCGCCAGGGTTTCTTCATCCATGAAATGACTCATGTCTGGCAGGCTCAGAAGGGTGGCCGTTTCTACCTGCCGCTGATGCGCCATCCGTTCTGCCGCTACGCTTACCGGCTGAAAGCCGGAAAGCCGTTCCGAAACTACGGCCTTGAACAACAAGCGGAAATCGTCCGCCATCGCTTCCTTGCCGATCGCGGCGCGCGGCTGGCCGAAGTCCCGCCGCCGGACCTCATCCGCTTCGTTTGA
- a CDS encoding acyl carrier protein, giving the protein MSETADRVKKIVVEHLGVEADKVTEDASFIDDLGADSLDIVELVMAFEEEFGVEIPDDAAEKITTVRDAIEYIDQNKG; this is encoded by the coding sequence ATGAGCGAGACTGCCGATCGGGTTAAGAAGATCGTTGTCGAACATCTCGGCGTTGAAGCCGACAAGGTCACCGAGGACGCGAGCTTCATCGACGATCTCGGCGCCGACAGCCTGGACATCGTCGAGCTGGTCATGGCGTTCGAAGAGGAATTCGGGGTCGAGATCCCGGACGACGCGGCCGAGAAGATCACGACCGTCCGCGACGCGATCGAATATATCGACCAGAACAAGGGCTAA
- the mltG gene encoding endolytic transglycosylase MltG has translation MLRRAIVIAALVGLAVGVGGFWFLWLASGPKAGPHTIVIKEGTTLGSVSRQLAGKGAIPGSARTYYAMARLFGSGDPIQAGEFEIPKGMGGSAILDLLQHGRPKLRLITVTEGMPSIIVREKIAASPYLTGPTPEIGEGSVLPDSYSFERNEPRAAVVKRMQAAMSKTIAQLWPKRNGVCPVASPQEAITLASIVEKETGKASERPTIAGVYCNRLKIGMKLDADPTVIYPVTKGKPLGRRIRKSELAADNGYNTYRRAGLPDGPIANPGRESIAAVLNPAPTKALYFVADGTGGHVFASTLAEHNANVAKWFALRRQRGEM, from the coding sequence GTGCTCCGCCGCGCGATCGTCATCGCCGCACTCGTCGGCTTGGCCGTCGGCGTCGGCGGCTTCTGGTTCCTGTGGCTCGCGTCGGGCCCGAAGGCCGGACCCCACACGATCGTCATCAAGGAAGGCACGACACTCGGATCGGTCTCGCGCCAGCTTGCCGGGAAAGGCGCGATCCCCGGCAGCGCGCGCACTTACTATGCAATGGCCCGCCTGTTCGGGTCCGGCGACCCAATCCAGGCCGGCGAGTTCGAGATCCCGAAGGGGATGGGCGGATCGGCAATCCTCGACCTGCTGCAGCACGGCCGGCCCAAGCTCCGGCTGATCACGGTGACGGAAGGCATGCCGTCGATCATCGTCCGCGAGAAAATTGCCGCGAGTCCCTATTTGACCGGACCGACGCCGGAGATCGGCGAAGGAAGCGTGCTTCCGGACAGCTACAGCTTCGAGCGCAACGAGCCTCGCGCGGCCGTGGTGAAGCGCATGCAGGCGGCGATGAGCAAGACGATCGCCCAGCTCTGGCCCAAGCGAAACGGCGTCTGCCCGGTCGCTTCGCCGCAGGAGGCGATCACGCTCGCGTCGATCGTCGAGAAGGAAACGGGCAAGGCGTCAGAGCGGCCGACCATTGCTGGCGTTTATTGCAACCGGTTGAAGATCGGCATGAAGCTGGATGCCGATCCGACCGTTATCTATCCCGTGACCAAGGGAAAACCGCTCGGACGCCGGATCCGCAAGTCCGAGCTTGCTGCCGACAATGGCTACAACACCTATCGCCGCGCCGGGCTGCCGGACGGGCCGATTGCCAATCCGGGCAGGGAAAGCATTGCGGCGGTGCTGAACCCGGCGCCGACCAAGGCGCTCTATTTCGTCGCGGACGGCACCGGCGGCCATGTGTTCGCCAGCACGCTGGCGGAGCATAATGCCAACGTAGCCAAATGGTTCGCGCTGCGCCGCCAGCGAGGTGAGATGTGA
- a CDS encoding FAD-dependent oxidoreductase: MPKVTRRSLLIGAGGAAVYPLLADAAGAGPNAQRVVVVGAGVFGAWTAVHLLRKGHQVTLLDAWGPGHARASSGGESRMTRGAYGKDAIYTRMALDSLKEWKALSAVSGLPIFHECGVLFFFPKEEDYVRDSLAAHKAMDIRTEALSAKEMARRFPMIDFSGISVGLFEPGFGALMARRSVQMLVDIFAQRGGRYERAAAQPGQSRGGRLARVRLEDGRLIEADQFVFALGPWLPKVFPDVVGPRILPTRQEVFFFAPPSGDRRFLPGMMPGWADFNGGDTFYGFPDLENRGVKFAHDQHGVPVDPDTQDRRPTEAALAEVVAFRDRRFPLLKGAPLTEARVCQYENSSNGDFLIDFHPQLANVLLVGGGSGHGFKHGPEVGRYAAGRLIGSTEVEPRFSLASKAATHRREVH, encoded by the coding sequence ATGCCAAAGGTAACGCGCCGCTCGCTCCTAATCGGGGCGGGCGGCGCTGCCGTTTACCCGCTGCTCGCCGACGCGGCTGGGGCCGGTCCAAATGCTCAGCGTGTCGTCGTTGTCGGTGCGGGCGTGTTCGGCGCCTGGACCGCCGTCCACCTGCTCCGCAAGGGTCACCAAGTGACCCTGCTCGACGCCTGGGGCCCAGGTCATGCCCGCGCCTCTTCCGGCGGAGAATCGCGGATGACCCGCGGCGCTTACGGCAAGGACGCGATCTATACGCGGATGGCGCTCGACAGCCTCAAGGAATGGAAGGCGCTCAGCGCGGTTTCCGGCCTGCCGATCTTCCACGAATGCGGCGTGTTGTTCTTCTTCCCCAAGGAAGAGGATTATGTCCGCGACAGCCTTGCCGCGCACAAAGCCATGGACATCCGCACCGAAGCGCTAAGCGCGAAGGAGATGGCGCGGCGTTTCCCCATGATCGACTTCAGCGGGATCAGCGTCGGGCTTTTCGAGCCCGGCTTCGGCGCCTTGATGGCCCGCCGCTCGGTCCAGATGCTGGTCGACATCTTCGCCCAGCGCGGCGGCCGCTACGAGCGCGCCGCGGCGCAGCCGGGACAGAGCCGCGGCGGCCGGCTCGCCAGGGTCCGACTCGAGGACGGCCGCCTGATCGAAGCGGACCAGTTCGTCTTCGCGCTCGGCCCCTGGCTGCCGAAGGTCTTCCCCGACGTCGTCGGCCCGCGGATCCTGCCGACGCGGCAGGAAGTGTTCTTCTTCGCGCCGCCGTCAGGCGACCGCCGCTTCCTTCCCGGGATGATGCCCGGCTGGGCCGACTTCAACGGCGGCGACACCTTCTACGGATTTCCCGACCTCGAGAACCGGGGCGTCAAGTTCGCTCATGACCAGCATGGCGTTCCGGTCGACCCCGACACGCAGGACCGGCGTCCGACCGAAGCCGCGCTTGCCGAAGTGGTCGCCTTTCGCGACCGTCGCTTCCCGCTCCTCAAAGGCGCACCGCTCACCGAGGCGCGGGTCTGCCAATACGAGAACAGCTCCAACGGCGACTTCCTGATCGACTTCCACCCGCAGCTTGCGAATGTCCTGCTGGTCGGCGGCGGATCCGGGCACGGCTTCAAACATGGTCCGGAGGTCGGCCGCTACGCCGCCGGCCGCTTGATCGGCTCAACCGAGGTCGAACCGCGCTTCAGCCTCGCCTCCAAGGCCGCAACCCATCGCCGCGAGGTGCATTGA
- a CDS encoding DUF202 domain-containing protein, which yields MSDPATELQQGDTAHIKTDLAEDRTVLANERTFASWLRTGFAALGIGLAFNALFGRVEPPWVPRLIATTFLIIGILIFIAAERRMCAVMQRLHVHHVKSLGTKRARAISYLSTAATLALLAVLWLLPIEPRP from the coding sequence ATGAGCGATCCAGCTACCGAACTTCAGCAAGGCGACACCGCCCACATCAAAACGGACCTTGCCGAGGACCGGACGGTGCTCGCCAACGAGCGCACCTTCGCGAGTTGGCTCCGCACCGGCTTTGCGGCGCTGGGCATCGGCCTCGCCTTCAACGCCTTGTTCGGCCGCGTCGAACCACCCTGGGTTCCACGGCTGATCGCGACGACATTTTTGATCATCGGAATCCTCATCTTCATCGCGGCGGAGCGGCGGATGTGCGCGGTGATGCAGCGGCTCCACGTGCATCATGTGAAATCGCTCGGCACGAAGCGGGCCCGGGCGATCTCCTACCTCTCGACCGCCGCGACCTTGGCGTTGCTGGCGGTGCTGTGGCTGCTGCCGATCGAGCCCAGGCCCTAG
- the fabF gene encoding beta-ketoacyl-ACP synthase II, with translation MRRVVVTGLGLVTPLGGDVETTWKNILASKSGAGPITHFDASDQKCRIACEVKPADHEYGFDPSRRVDHKVQRQVDPFIVFGIDAAGQAMEDAGLTDMDEATKLRAGCSIGSGIGGLPGIESESLVLHEKGPGRVSPHFVHGRLINLISGQVSIKYGLMGPNHAVVTACSTGAHSIGDAARMIKDGDADIMLAGGAEATICPIGIAGFAQARALSTAFNDQPEKASRPYDKARDGFVMGEGAGVVVLEEYEHAKARGAKIYAEVVGYGLSGDAHHVTAPHPEGSGAYRSMEMALRKSGLTPSDIDYVNAHGTSTPLGDELELGAVRRLFGNAIANVSMSSTKSAIGHLLGGAGAVESIFCILAMRDQIVPPTLNLDDPSEGTEGVDLVPHKAKERQVRAVLNNSFGFGGTNASLIMKAVQ, from the coding sequence ATGCGCCGTGTCGTGGTGACAGGTCTGGGTCTCGTGACGCCGCTTGGCGGCGACGTCGAGACGACGTGGAAGAACATCCTCGCGTCGAAAAGTGGCGCCGGGCCGATCACGCACTTCGACGCCAGCGACCAGAAATGCCGCATCGCCTGCGAAGTGAAGCCAGCCGATCACGAATATGGCTTCGATCCTTCGCGGCGCGTCGATCACAAGGTGCAGCGTCAGGTCGATCCGTTCATCGTCTTCGGCATCGACGCGGCAGGCCAGGCGATGGAGGACGCAGGCCTGACGGACATGGACGAAGCGACGAAGCTTCGGGCCGGCTGCTCGATCGGTTCGGGCATCGGCGGCCTTCCCGGCATCGAGAGCGAAAGCCTGGTGCTTCACGAAAAGGGCCCGGGCCGCGTGTCGCCGCACTTCGTGCACGGGCGGCTGATCAACCTCATCTCCGGCCAGGTCTCGATCAAATATGGGCTGATGGGGCCCAACCATGCGGTGGTGACCGCATGTTCGACGGGCGCCCACTCGATCGGCGACGCAGCGCGGATGATCAAGGATGGCGATGCCGACATCATGCTCGCCGGCGGCGCGGAAGCGACGATCTGCCCAATTGGCATCGCCGGCTTCGCGCAGGCGCGCGCGCTCAGCACCGCCTTCAACGACCAGCCGGAAAAGGCGAGCCGCCCCTACGACAAGGCGCGTGACGGTTTCGTGATGGGCGAGGGCGCCGGCGTCGTGGTGCTGGAGGAATATGAGCATGCCAAGGCTCGGGGTGCGAAGATCTACGCCGAAGTCGTCGGCTATGGCTTGTCGGGCGACGCGCACCATGTGACCGCGCCGCATCCCGAAGGATCGGGCGCCTACCGGTCGATGGAAATGGCACTCAGGAAGTCGGGGCTCACCCCGTCGGACATCGATTATGTGAACGCGCACGGCACCTCGACGCCGCTCGGTGACGAGCTGGAACTCGGCGCGGTGCGGCGGCTGTTCGGCAATGCCATTGCCAATGTCTCGATGAGCTCGACCAAGTCCGCCATCGGCCACTTGCTTGGCGGCGCCGGCGCGGTCGAAAGCATCTTCTGCATTCTGGCCATGCGCGACCAGATCGTGCCGCCCACGCTCAACCTAGACGATCCCAGCGAAGGCACCGAAGGCGTCGACCTGGTCCCGCACAAGGCGAAGGAACGGCAGGTGCGCGCCGTTCTCAACAACAGCTTCGGCTTCGGCGGCACTAACGCCAGCCTGATCATGAAGGCCGTACAATAA
- a CDS encoding TonB-dependent receptor, giving the protein MRVSTALLIGTSLFAVATPALSQTVQEDAAQAANQQQGSGPVTRQPSSGEEGEIIVTATKRASRVQEVPFSINAQTQADIQRAHAQTLEDISRNVAGLTVQNLGPGQSQVSVRGVSAGQIARDQPGVKEQVGTYLDETVTSLSLFTPDFDLFDLNRVETLRGPQGTLFGSGSVGGTLRYITNQPRTDRTEGTVEGDVNVLRGGDIGYSLRGAVNLPLSNTMAARIVGYGTHFGGFIDAVGPYSKKNVNDGDRIGTRVSLLFQPTPEFKLTPRFVYQKVEAGGFNREDRYIIFNNQFTTGGDTIGEREQYLLFREKFRDKTMIADLVASYDFGPAEVTSVSSYIDRDILVSRDASALTNSIYVSFTGYGGARGAALADLIPSASNLRDTTKLKQFTQELRLSSTGSGPFQWVIGGFYSKVDRKYLQVLPTANAEQATNLILQMICLDESVANQTCAVDAVDPANRVPLTAAQVTNGFAINSPYNSSLPYDIKQYAAFGEGTYRFGQFKLTAGARYYKFKETRDFVSGGVFSDISTNIGDSTSSDGISPRFIVSYEPNRNFSVNLQAAKGFRLGGTNDPLNVPLCTPQDLEIFGGQGSYKDETLWNYEAGVKFSRGGFTLNSAVFHNKIRNLQVTQTAGSCSSRVVFNVPKAHSTGIEAELSARPLPNLEFSLSGNVQNAKFDSTVLTGTGAVLGGIEEGNRLPTVPKFQVAASTTYSQPISSDAEWSVSGSVQRVGNRFGEPGDQVAGAGLVPNAIFFDPATGALGGRVNDIGSLRLPGYTLVNLSTAVHWFNGLDVSLYVKNLFDASPKLSIDRERGLRARFGYNIGQPRMIGLTVRKSWGAPVAVAAPTPMIAPPPPPPVAAPEPVAPPPPPPPPPAPVERGERG; this is encoded by the coding sequence ATGCGCGTCTCCACAGCATTGCTCATCGGCACGTCTCTCTTCGCGGTCGCCACGCCGGCGCTCAGCCAGACGGTTCAGGAGGATGCCGCCCAAGCAGCCAACCAGCAGCAAGGCAGCGGCCCCGTTACGCGGCAGCCGTCCTCGGGCGAAGAAGGCGAGATCATCGTCACGGCGACCAAGCGAGCAAGCCGCGTGCAGGAAGTCCCCTTCTCGATCAACGCGCAAACCCAGGCCGACATCCAGCGCGCCCATGCGCAAACGCTTGAGGACATCAGCCGCAACGTCGCGGGCCTGACTGTCCAGAACCTTGGGCCGGGCCAGAGTCAGGTGTCAGTGCGCGGCGTTTCGGCTGGTCAGATCGCTCGCGACCAACCGGGCGTCAAAGAACAGGTCGGCACCTACCTCGACGAGACGGTGACCTCCCTGTCGCTGTTCACGCCCGATTTCGATCTGTTCGACCTGAACCGCGTCGAGACGCTTCGCGGACCGCAGGGCACGCTCTTCGGATCGGGCAGCGTCGGCGGCACTCTGCGCTACATCACCAACCAGCCGCGCACCGACCGGACCGAAGGCACGGTCGAGGGTGACGTCAACGTCCTGCGCGGTGGCGACATCGGCTATTCGCTTCGCGGTGCGGTTAACCTGCCGCTCAGCAACACCATGGCCGCTCGCATTGTCGGCTATGGCACGCACTTCGGCGGGTTCATCGATGCAGTCGGCCCCTACTCGAAGAAGAACGTCAATGATGGCGACCGGATCGGCACCCGCGTCTCGCTGCTGTTCCAGCCTACGCCAGAGTTCAAGCTGACGCCGCGCTTCGTTTACCAGAAGGTGGAAGCCGGCGGGTTCAACCGTGAAGACCGCTACATCATCTTCAACAACCAATTCACCACCGGCGGCGACACCATCGGCGAGCGTGAACAATATTTGCTTTTCCGCGAGAAGTTCCGGGACAAGACGATGATCGCGGATCTGGTTGCCAGCTACGACTTCGGGCCGGCCGAGGTGACTAGCGTCAGCAGCTACATCGACCGCGACATCCTGGTCAGCCGCGACGCGTCCGCGTTGACGAACTCCATCTATGTCAGCTTCACCGGCTATGGCGGAGCGCGCGGCGCTGCCCTTGCCGACCTCATCCCATCGGCCTCCAACCTCAGGGACACCACAAAGCTCAAGCAGTTCACGCAGGAACTGCGGCTGTCGTCGACCGGAAGCGGCCCTTTCCAGTGGGTTATCGGCGGCTTCTATTCGAAGGTTGACCGCAAGTACCTTCAGGTCCTGCCCACCGCTAATGCCGAGCAAGCAACGAACCTCATCCTGCAGATGATCTGCCTGGACGAGTCGGTCGCCAACCAAACGTGCGCGGTCGATGCTGTAGACCCGGCGAACCGCGTGCCGCTGACGGCCGCTCAAGTGACCAATGGCTTCGCCATCAATTCGCCCTACAATTCGTCGCTTCCGTACGACATCAAGCAATATGCGGCGTTCGGCGAGGGCACCTACCGCTTCGGCCAGTTCAAGCTGACTGCCGGCGCCCGCTACTACAAGTTCAAGGAAACCCGCGACTTCGTGTCGGGCGGCGTGTTCTCGGACATCAGCACGAATATCGGCGACAGCACGAGCAGCGACGGCATCTCGCCCCGCTTCATCGTCAGCTACGAGCCGAACCGCAACTTCAGCGTGAACCTGCAGGCGGCCAAAGGCTTCCGCCTCGGAGGCACCAACGACCCGCTGAACGTGCCGCTCTGCACTCCGCAAGATCTGGAGATCTTCGGCGGCCAAGGCTCGTACAAGGATGAGACGCTGTGGAACTACGAAGCCGGCGTCAAATTCTCTCGCGGAGGGTTCACCCTCAACTCGGCCGTGTTCCACAACAAGATCCGGAACTTGCAGGTTACCCAGACGGCGGGCAGCTGCTCGTCGCGCGTCGTGTTCAACGTGCCGAAGGCGCACTCCACGGGCATCGAGGCTGAACTCTCGGCGCGGCCGTTGCCGAATCTCGAGTTCAGCCTCTCCGGCAACGTCCAGAACGCCAAGTTCGACTCGACAGTGTTGACCGGCACCGGAGCGGTTCTGGGCGGCATCGAAGAGGGCAATCGCCTGCCGACGGTGCCGAAGTTCCAGGTCGCCGCGTCAACGACGTACAGCCAGCCGATCAGCTCGGATGCCGAATGGTCCGTCAGCGGCAGCGTGCAGCGCGTCGGCAATCGATTCGGGGAACCTGGGGATCAGGTTGCGGGTGCCGGATTGGTACCGAACGCAATCTTCTTCGATCCGGCCACCGGAGCACTCGGCGGCCGCGTGAACGACATTGGTTCGTTGCGGCTTCCGGGATACACGCTCGTCAATCTCTCGACGGCCGTGCACTGGTTCAACGGTCTTGACGTGTCGCTTTACGTAAAGAACCTGTTCGACGCGAGCCCGAAGCTTTCTATCGACCGCGAGCGCGGGCTTCGCGCGCGCTTCGGATACAACATCGGCCAGCCGCGGATGATCGGTCTGACGGTCCGCAAGAGCTGGGGGGCACCGGTCGCGGTCGCAGCGCCTACGCCAATGATCGCCCCGCCGCCTCCGCCGCCAGTGGCAGCTCCGGAGCCGGTCGCTCCGCCGCCCCCGCCCCCGCCTCCGCCGGCACCGGTCGAGCGCGGCGAACGCGGCTGA
- a CDS encoding SLC13 family permease: MNFDQAITLLVLAAVVAALIRDKMRADVVALAGAAFLLITGIVRPVEVQSAFASPAIVALASLFVIAYAMELSGLLDAAIRRMVALCRRIGTAGLWVLIGAAGSASAFLNNTPIVVLSAPVVRDAAKSLNRSPRCYLMPLSYAAVLGGCCTLIGTSTNLLVNDMAAVAGQPRFGMFEITPVGLAVAIAGGIYLFFFGSRLVRGRDDDDSEGMSTADAAEAAQKFNEPGLTGGLVGSAGAFAEQVELKPLKAIASLSVFVGVVALAAFNIAPIAASAFAGAVLLILARVITADEAYHGLRPEVLMLIAGMVVLGIALDETGLASSATEALIGTMQSVSPLMALIILYGVTLFATEILSNATVAVLFTPVAVSMAEAFGVSPRPFLVAVMIAGSAAFATPFGYQTNAIVYQMGRYRYLDFMMVGIPLNLITWAAAIVAIRLYFPF; the protein is encoded by the coding sequence ATGAATTTCGACCAGGCGATCACCCTGCTGGTGCTCGCTGCCGTCGTGGCAGCGCTGATCCGGGACAAGATGCGCGCCGACGTCGTGGCGCTTGCGGGTGCCGCATTCCTGCTGATCACCGGGATCGTCCGCCCCGTCGAAGTCCAGAGCGCCTTTGCCAGTCCGGCGATCGTAGCCCTCGCCTCGCTGTTCGTGATTGCCTACGCGATGGAGCTTTCGGGGCTGCTCGACGCCGCCATCCGGCGCATGGTCGCGCTGTGCCGGCGCATCGGAACCGCGGGCCTATGGGTGCTGATCGGCGCTGCTGGAAGCGCGTCCGCCTTCCTCAACAATACGCCGATCGTCGTGCTTTCCGCGCCCGTCGTGCGCGATGCCGCCAAGTCGCTCAATCGTTCCCCGCGCTGCTACCTGATGCCGCTTTCATATGCGGCCGTCCTCGGCGGCTGCTGCACGTTGATCGGCACTTCGACCAACCTCCTCGTCAACGACATGGCCGCGGTCGCGGGGCAGCCGCGCTTCGGCATGTTCGAGATCACGCCCGTCGGCCTCGCCGTCGCGATCGCCGGCGGCATCTATCTGTTCTTCTTCGGAAGCCGGCTAGTCCGCGGCCGCGACGACGACGACAGCGAAGGGATGTCGACCGCTGACGCCGCCGAAGCGGCCCAGAAGTTCAACGAGCCCGGGCTAACCGGCGGGCTGGTCGGTTCAGCGGGGGCGTTCGCCGAGCAGGTCGAGCTGAAGCCGCTAAAGGCAATCGCGTCGCTTAGCGTGTTCGTCGGCGTCGTTGCTCTCGCCGCCTTCAACATCGCCCCGATCGCCGCTTCGGCCTTTGCCGGAGCCGTGCTGCTGATCCTCGCCCGCGTGATTACGGCCGACGAAGCCTATCACGGCCTCAGGCCCGAAGTGCTGATGCTTATCGCGGGAATGGTCGTGCTCGGCATCGCGCTAGACGAGACGGGGCTCGCCTCGTCAGCGACCGAAGCGCTGATCGGAACGATGCAGAGCGTCAGCCCGCTGATGGCGCTGATCATCCTTTATGGCGTCACATTGTTCGCGACCGAAATCCTGTCGAACGCGACCGTGGCGGTGCTGTTCACGCCGGTGGCCGTGTCCATGGCCGAGGCCTTCGGCGTGAGCCCAAGGCCGTTCCTGGTGGCTGTGATGATCGCCGGGAGCGCAGCCTTTGCGACGCCCTTCGGCTACCAAACGAATGCCATCGTCTACCAGATGGGCCGGTATCGCTACCTGGACTTCATGATGGTCGGCATTCCGCTCAACCTGATCACCTGGGCCGCGGCAATCGTCGCGATCCGGCTATACTTCCCCTTCTAG